The sequence CAATGAACACACCATCGGGCAGATCTTCCAGATGCTGATGCTGGCAACCGTTGTCGAAGGCCGACTGGTCGGGACCAATCCCTATGGCCAGCCCGGCGTGGAAGCCTACAAGAAGAACATGAATGCAATTCTGGCGAGCAGTTGAATGACGACTCAGATCCGGTACATCGGTCATTCCACTTTCGAAATCCTGACCGGCAGCACGACGATTCTGATCGATCCATTCTTCGACGAAAACCCGTCGACCGACCGGACCGCCGCTGACGTCGCCGCTGACGTGATCATCGTGACACACGGACATTTCGACCATATCGCCGACGCCGCGTCGATCGCCCGACGAACCGGCGCGACGGTGGTTTCCAACTTCGAAATCATCCAGTGGCTGCAGAATCAGGGTGTGCAGAATACTCACGCGATGAACATCGGCGGCCGGCATGAATTCGACTTCGGCACCGTGCTGATGACGATCGCCCACCACAGTTCCATGCTGCCCGACGGCAGCAACGGCGGCAATCCGGCAGGGTTCGTTCTGATGCTGCCGGACGGCAACATCTATCATGCCGGTGATACCGGTTTGTTCGCCGATATGCAGTTGATCGGCGAAGAAAACCTGGAAGTCGCTATTCTCCCGATCGGAGACAACTTTACGATGGGGCCGGCCGACAGTCTGAGGGCGATCGGTTTCCTGAACCCGAAAGTGGCCATTCCCTGTCACTTCAATACATGGCCGCCGATCGAACAGGACAGCGAATCCTGGTCGGCTTCCGTCCGCAGCCGGACGGCGGCCAGACCGGTGGTGCTGCAACCCGGTGAATGTCACCAACTGTAAGAACACATCGATGTTGCAGGTTCCCACCCGAATTGATGGCCCGGTCGCGGTCATCGGCGATGTTCACGGTCAGGTCGATAAGCTGCGCCGTGTGATCGATAAGCTGTCGCGAGTCCCCGATATTCACAACCGCTGGATTGTGTTCATCGGTGACCTGGTGGATCGCGGGCCGGATTCCAAAGCCGCCATCGACATCTTCTTCGAACTGACCGAACGCCACGGCAGGGTCACCTGCATCTGCGGCAACCATGAACTGGCCATGGCCGG is a genomic window of Planctomycetaceae bacterium containing:
- a CDS encoding metal-dependent hydrolase, with protein sequence MTTQIRYIGHSTFEILTGSTTILIDPFFDENPSTDRTAADVAADVIIVTHGHFDHIADAASIARRTGATVVSNFEIIQWLQNQGVQNTHAMNIGGRHEFDFGTVLMTIAHHSSMLPDGSNGGNPAGFVLMLPDGNIYHAGDTGLFADMQLIGEENLEVAILPIGDNFTMGPADSLRAIGFLNPKVAIPCHFNTWPPIEQDSESWSASVRSRTAARPVVLQPGECHQL